A DNA window from Fragaria vesca subsp. vesca linkage group LG3, FraVesHawaii_1.0, whole genome shotgun sequence contains the following coding sequences:
- the LOC101300701 gene encoding splicing factor U2af small subunit A-like, with protein sequence MAEHLASIFGTEKDRVNCPFYFKIGACRHGDRCSRLHTKPSVSPTLLLSNMYQRPDMITPGVDAQGQPIDPRKMQSHFEEFYEDLFQELSKYGEIESLNVCDNLADHMVGNVYVQFREEEHAANALKNLTGRFYAGRPIIVDFSPVTDFREATCRQYEENTCNRGGYCNFMHLKRIGRELRHELFRNYWRRHSRSRSRSRSPYRHRSYEERSHGSHGHSRRYDDEDHYLERRNRTISPGRSRQEHSRSRSTERRRRRHPSPVREGSEERRAKIEQWNREREQKETASKFSPANNGHVQTENHENGYE encoded by the exons ATGGCGGAGCACTTGGCTTCAATCTTCGGGACGGAGAAGGACAGAGTGAATTGCCCCTTCTACTTCAAAATTGGCGCGTGCAGGCACGGCGATCGCTGCTCCAGGCTCCACACCAAGCCCAGCGTCAGCCCAACGCTGTTGCTATCCAACATGTATCAGAGGCCCGATATGATCACCCCCGGCGTCGACGCTCAGGGCCAACCTATCGACCCCCGCAAGATGCAATCCCACTTCGAG GAATTTTATGAGGATCTCTTTCAAGAGTTGAGTAAGTATGGGGAAATCGAAAGCCTGAATGTCTGCGACAACCTTGCTGACCACATG GTGGGCAATGTGTATGTTCAGTTTCGGGAGGAAGAACATGCTGCAAACGCACTCAAGAATCTGACTGGAAGATTTTATGCTG GGCGTCCTATCATTGTGGACTTCTCTCCGGTGACAGACTTCCGTGAAGCCACCTGCAGGCAATATGAGGAAAATACATGCAATCGTGGTGGATACTGCAATTTTATGCATCTGAAAAGGATTGGGAG GGAATTGAGACATGAATTATTTAGGAACTACTGGCGAAGGCATAGCCGGAGTCGAAGCAGGAGCCGCAGCCCTTACAGGCATCGTAGTTATGAAGAACGCTCCCATGGTAGCCATGGTCATAGCAGAAGGTATGATGATGAGGATCACTATCTTGAGAGAAGGAACAGGACCATAAGCCCTGGTCGAAGTAGGCAGGAACACAGTAGAAGCAGGAGCACTGAAAGGAGGAGGAGAAGGCATCCCAGTCCAGTTAGAGAAGGCAGTGAGGAGAGAAGAGCCAAAATTGAGCAGTGGAACAGGGAAAGAGAACAAAAGGAAACTGCATCTAAGTTCAGCCCTGCCAATAATGGGCATGTTCAAACTGAAAATCATGAGAATGGCTACGAGTAA